Genomic segment of Umezawaea sp. Da 62-37:
CCGAGGCGGCGGAGGCGACGCCGGAGACGCGGAAGTCCTGGATCCTGCCGCCGATCGCGACGGAGACCGTGCCGCCGACGCCCTGCCCGGTCGCCGCGGCCACGCCGTCGTCCAGCACCACGGAGCCGTCGGCGGGCGCGGTGCCCGCCGCCAGCGAGTAGGGGGTCAGTTCCGCGGAGGACCAGGCGTGGCCGTCGACCTCGCCGCCGCCGATCGGCACGCGGTCCCGCAACGGGTCCAGCGGGAACGACACGTCCGGCAGCGCCTTGGCCACGCCGGGCACCGCGGCGATCTTCGCGACGAGCGACGCGTCGACGCGCGCCCGTTCCACGTAGGACTCGCCGGTCGCCACGACGAGCGGCGCGGCCGCCAGCCGCTGCGGCGGCACGGCGTCGCGGATGCCGGTCTCCATCAGACCGCCGCACGCCATCACGATGGCGGCGCCGAAGAACAGGGCGATGAACGAGGCGGCGAAACCGCCCTTGCGGAAGCGCAGGGTGCGCAGTGCTAGGCGGAACATCAGTTCACCGTCCCCGCGGGCACGTCGGCCCAGGCGCCGAGCTGCGTCATCCGCTCGCTCACCGTGTGCGCGGTCGGCGAGTGCAGCTCGCCCGCGATCTGGCCGTCGGCCAGGAACACCACACGGTCGGCGTGCGAGGCGGCGACCGGGTCGTGCGTCACGATCACCACGGTCTGCCCGACCTCGCGCACGGCCTGGCGCATCAGCGCCAGCACCTCCAGCGCGGTGCGGGTGTCCAGCGCGCCGGTCGGCTCGTCGCCGAAGATGACGGCGGGCTTGGTGATCAGCGCCCGCGCGATGGCCACGCGCTGCTGCTGGCCGCCGGACAGCTCGCCGGGCCGGTGGTGCTTGCGGTCGGACAGGCCGACGCGGGCCAGCACCTCGTCGACGTCCGCGCGCTTGGCCTTGCGACCCGCGAGGCGCAGCGGCAGCTGGACGTTCTCCACGACGTTCAACGCGGGCAGCAGGTTGAACGACTGGAAGATGAAGCCGATCCGGTCGCGGCGCAGCCTGGTCAGCTCGCGCTCGTTCAGCCCGGTCAGCTCGTGCCCGTCGAGCACGACGGAACCCGACGTCGGCCGGTCGAGGCCCGCCGCGCAGTGCAGGCAGGTGCTCTTGCCGGAACCCGACGGTCCCATCACGGCCGTGAACGTGCCCCGCCGGATGCCGAGCGTGACGCCCCCCAGGGCGACCACGCCGTTGCGGTCGTTGCCGTACACCTTGCGCACTGACTCCAGCCGGACAACGTCGTCCGACCTCTCGTTCGGCGACATCTCCACGTTCCCGCTCCCCACTGGTACATCGGCTCAGCACTTCGAACAGGGGCCCGACCTTACGGACGGTGCGCAAGTGGTCGCACTGGTGCAGACCCCCCGAAGCCCTCATCCGCACGGGTTCCCACAGGTGGGCGCGGCGATAGGCAGAACGTATCGATTCGGTGGCAGACCTTCGGAGTTCCGAGGAAATCCCCCTGTCCGGCACCGGGTGCTGGGGTAGGTTCTGGCCGAGCCGCCTGTCCCAGGTGAACGGTTGGTCGCATGCACCTAGAAATCCGGCACGCACGGGTGGTGATGACGCTCGCCGAGGCGGGGAGCATCTCGAAGGCCGCGGCCAAGCTGTCGTTGCCGCAGCCCAGTCTCACCGCGCAGCTGCGCCGGATCGAGAAGGCCGTCGGCGGTGATCTGTTCGTGCGGTCCGCTTTCGGCATCACGCCGACGCCACTGGGCGAACGGCTGATCCCGATGCTGGCCGACCTGGCGACCCGCGCCGACGCGGTCGTGGCCGAAGCGTCCTCACTGGCCTCCGGCATCCTCCGGTTCGGCAATGCCGAGTGGACACCCGTCACCCTGCGCCGCGCGCTCCAGGCCTCGCTGCCCTCGGTCGAGGTCCAGACCGTCACCCTGGACCCGGCGCTCAGCATCGA
This window contains:
- a CDS encoding ABC transporter ATP-binding protein, with product MSPNERSDDVVRLESVRKVYGNDRNGVVALGGVTLGIRRGTFTAVMGPSGSGKSTCLHCAAGLDRPTSGSVVLDGHELTGLNERELTRLRRDRIGFIFQSFNLLPALNVVENVQLPLRLAGRKAKRADVDEVLARVGLSDRKHHRPGELSGGQQQRVAIARALITKPAVIFGDEPTGALDTRTALEVLALMRQAVREVGQTVVIVTHDPVAASHADRVVFLADGQIAGELHSPTAHTVSERMTQLGAWADVPAGTVN